A section of the Nitrospinaceae bacterium genome encodes:
- the pntA gene encoding NAD(P) transhydrogenase subunit alpha, which yields MKIGIPKEVHAGEKRVATTPEVAKQLIKLGFEVAIEAGAGSAANYSDASFVEAGVTVIKNTKDLWSDSDIILKVRGPEPNEVKLLKEGQIYISFLWPAQNPELLKKLADKKVTALAMDMVPRISRAQKMDALSSMANIAGYRAVVEAAQHFGRFFTGQITAAGKVPPAKVMVIGAGVAGLAAIGAAKSMGAIVRAFDTRPEVKEQIESMDAEFLELDFEEEGSGAGGYAKVMSKEFIEAEMALFREQAKEVDIIITTALIPGKPAPELIMEDMVASMKDGSVIVDLAAEQGGNCKLTKAGKVIQVHGVTIIGYTDLPSRLAATSSQLYGTNLRHLLTDMCKEKDGVAKIDFDDEVVRGATAVKDGEITFPPPAPKLSAAPAQPAEPAKPPEVPKQEKPSWVGPAVTFGVGALALLGLGAVAPASFMAHFTVFVLACFVGYMVIWNVTAALHTPLMSVTNAISSIIIVGAILQISSGETLLMGVAVFATLITAINIVGGFAVTRRMLDMFRK from the coding sequence ATGAAGATTGGTATTCCTAAAGAAGTTCATGCTGGCGAAAAACGGGTGGCGACCACCCCGGAGGTCGCAAAACAGCTTATCAAACTGGGTTTTGAAGTTGCCATTGAGGCGGGCGCGGGTTCCGCCGCCAACTATTCAGATGCCTCTTTTGTTGAAGCGGGAGTCACGGTTATAAAAAATACCAAGGATCTCTGGAGCGACAGCGACATCATTTTAAAAGTTCGCGGCCCCGAGCCAAATGAGGTGAAATTGCTTAAAGAAGGCCAGATTTATATTTCGTTTCTTTGGCCGGCGCAAAATCCCGAACTGCTCAAAAAATTAGCCGATAAAAAAGTGACTGCTCTGGCAATGGACATGGTGCCGCGGATTTCCCGCGCTCAAAAAATGGATGCGCTCAGCTCCATGGCGAATATTGCCGGATACCGGGCCGTAGTTGAAGCCGCCCAGCATTTTGGCAGGTTCTTTACCGGGCAGATCACGGCGGCAGGAAAAGTTCCTCCCGCAAAGGTCATGGTTATTGGCGCAGGAGTTGCGGGTTTGGCGGCCATCGGCGCGGCTAAAAGTATGGGCGCCATTGTACGGGCTTTCGATACCCGGCCGGAAGTGAAAGAACAGATCGAGAGCATGGACGCGGAGTTCCTGGAACTTGATTTTGAAGAGGAGGGTTCCGGTGCTGGCGGATATGCGAAGGTGATGAGTAAAGAGTTTATCGAAGCGGAAATGGCCCTCTTCAGGGAGCAGGCCAAGGAAGTGGATATTATCATCACGACCGCGTTGATTCCCGGTAAACCGGCTCCGGAACTGATTATGGAAGATATGGTGGCTTCCATGAAAGACGGTAGCGTGATCGTTGATCTCGCCGCTGAACAGGGGGGCAACTGCAAGCTGACGAAAGCGGGGAAAGTGATTCAGGTTCACGGGGTTACCATTATTGGATACACCGATCTGCCGAGTCGTCTGGCGGCAACATCGAGCCAGTTGTATGGAACGAATTTGCGCCACCTGCTCACGGACATGTGCAAGGAAAAAGACGGGGTCGCAAAAATAGATTTTGATGACGAAGTGGTGCGTGGAGCGACAGCCGTCAAGGACGGTGAGATCACCTTTCCACCGCCTGCGCCTAAACTTTCAGCGGCGCCGGCCCAACCCGCGGAACCCGCTAAACCTCCTGAAGTGCCCAAGCAAGAAAAACCTTCATGGGTAGGACCGGCGGTCACTTTTGGGGTCGGGGCTTTGGCCTTGTTGGGGTTGGGGGCTGTAGCGCCTGCATCTTTTATGGCCCACTTCACGGTATTTGTTCTGGCCTGCTTTGTCGGCTACATGGTGATCTGGAATGTGACAGCGGCTTTGCATACTCCTCTAATGAGTGTGACCAACGCCATCAGCAGTATTATTATTGTGGGCGCTATTTTGCAGATCAGTTCGGGAGAAACTCTTCTTATGGGGGTGGCGGTGTTTGCAACGTTGATCACTGCAATTAATATCGTGGGCGGGTTTGCGGTAACGCGCCGCATGCTTGACATGTTTCGCAAATAG
- a CDS encoding thymidylate synthase translates to MKPKRTDELTDREKEILAPYVSDVEAKVFALKNLNPEVIGAALARYSRAPTGLKETIAREFLNADGSPNEVKGSELIDRVVNKFGDESVAELAVAPLCLEDVSNLMTKIIEDCRIGGSPIEESTRYVLYDQKKNGEWRYVRPQSILESGLGNKFLETMEFLFETYASLVEPMQDLFRKRLTQNQFQIEVERKGTIQKAGWDALESDGERKAHRIAYGFTIRSAACDVIRCILPACTKANMGLVGNGRFYTGLISKLLTQGLGEGHSLAAAIQTALNTQIPTFIKRASKNTYQADTHKNMRRLCARLFEGIPIEKSAEVVLLEEGSEEPSTHLLASMIFPHVQHSTKQIRQIVRTMGEDQRKEIFQNYLGERKSKRDRPGRALETGYPINFDIVAGFAEYRDLQRHRMLTQQRQDLGVMLGYSIPQEIAEIGKEEIVQQCFERSETLHGDFKRAGMEEEAQYVTLFNHFIRWNVGMNLRELGHFAELRTQKAGHPKYRRTTQLMAKLYLKRFPEMEPVLKFVDYADYDQGITRAEQEARTARKSLAAGVFDDMD, encoded by the coding sequence ATGAAACCGAAAAGAACCGATGAACTGACCGATCGCGAGAAAGAAATTCTCGCGCCCTATGTTTCCGATGTTGAAGCCAAGGTTTTTGCACTCAAAAACCTCAACCCGGAAGTCATCGGTGCGGCTCTTGCGCGTTACAGCCGTGCGCCCACGGGCTTGAAGGAAACGATCGCGCGTGAGTTTCTTAATGCCGACGGTTCTCCCAATGAAGTCAAGGGCAGTGAACTGATCGACCGGGTGGTGAACAAATTCGGCGATGAGTCCGTCGCCGAACTCGCAGTCGCGCCTCTCTGTCTGGAAGACGTTTCCAACCTGATGACCAAGATCATCGAAGACTGCCGTATCGGCGGCTCCCCCATCGAAGAGTCGACGCGCTATGTTTTATACGATCAGAAAAAAAACGGCGAGTGGCGTTATGTTCGACCGCAAAGTATCCTTGAATCCGGACTGGGAAACAAGTTTCTTGAGACGATGGAGTTTCTTTTCGAAACTTATGCCAGTCTGGTGGAACCCATGCAGGATCTTTTCAGGAAACGCCTCACTCAGAACCAGTTTCAAATCGAAGTGGAACGTAAAGGGACCATCCAGAAAGCCGGATGGGACGCGCTGGAAAGCGATGGCGAGCGCAAGGCGCACCGCATTGCTTACGGGTTCACCATTAGAAGCGCTGCCTGCGATGTGATTCGATGCATCCTTCCGGCCTGCACGAAAGCCAATATGGGCCTGGTCGGCAACGGCCGGTTTTACACCGGGCTGATCTCCAAATTGCTCACCCAGGGGCTTGGAGAAGGTCACTCCCTGGCGGCGGCCATCCAAACCGCGCTCAATACTCAGATCCCTACATTTATCAAACGGGCGTCTAAAAACACCTATCAGGCGGACACTCATAAAAATATGAGACGGCTTTGCGCCCGGTTGTTTGAAGGGATTCCGATTGAGAAAAGCGCCGAGGTGGTTTTGTTGGAAGAGGGTTCGGAAGAACCGTCGACTCATCTTCTTGCCAGTATGATTTTCCCTCACGTCCAGCATTCGACGAAACAGATACGCCAGATCGTACGCACGATGGGAGAAGACCAGCGCAAGGAAATATTTCAGAATTATCTTGGTGAGCGTAAATCCAAACGGGACCGGCCTGGCCGGGCGTTGGAGACAGGCTACCCTATCAATTTCGATATCGTTGCAGGGTTTGCAGAATACCGGGATCTGCAACGCCACCGGATGCTGACCCAGCAAAGACAGGATCTGGGAGTGATGCTGGGGTATTCCATCCCGCAGGAAATCGCGGAAATCGGCAAAGAGGAAATCGTTCAGCAGTGTTTTGAGCGCAGTGAAACGCTTCACGGCGACTTCAAGCGCGCCGGCATGGAGGAGGAAGCCCAGTATGTCACGCTGTTCAATCACTTCATACGCTGGAATGTGGGAATGAACTTAAGAGAGTTGGGACACTTCGCTGAACTCAGGACGCAAAAAGCCGGGCACCCTAAATACCGGAGAACGACTCAATTGATGGCCAAACTCTATTTGAAGCGGTTTCCGGAAATGGAACCTGTGCTGAAGTTTGTGGATTATGCCGATTATGACCAGGGGATCACACGCGCCGAACAGGAGGCACGGACTGCAAGAAAAAGCCTGGCCGCAGGTGTATTTGACGATATGGATTGA
- the aroA gene encoding 3-phosphoshikimate 1-carboxyvinyltransferase, with protein sequence MIEIRPAKHISATVEIPASKSYTNRALLIAALADGESRLENPLFSDDTHYMSEALIRFGIPVEREEQAFVVSGTGGKITAPQKEIFVGNAGTTMRFLTTFSTLAQGRVLLTGDKRMKERPIGDLLACLHQMRVRAVSVKNNQCPPLEICGGEVPGGKVRLAGDKSSQYLTSILLSAPYFKNDTIIEIQGDLTSKSYADITLDIMRAFGIRVENENYLRFHVASGQRYRAQDYRVEGDWSSASYFLAVAAVTGGEITLTGLNPDSVQGDAGFLNVLQQMGCQIVKSAKNIRLKGNPLKGITINMNSMPDAVQTLAVTALFAEGETVINGIGNLRIKETDRIQALATELSRLGARVKSGDDFLAVDPGETYKATEVETYDDHRMAMSFAIAGLKIPGLKIKNPKCVEKSFPDFFERFQTLTK encoded by the coding sequence TTGATCGAGATCCGGCCCGCAAAGCACATTTCAGCCACCGTTGAGATTCCCGCGTCGAAAAGCTACACCAACCGGGCGCTGTTGATTGCCGCTTTGGCCGATGGAGAGAGCCGGCTTGAAAATCCTCTATTCAGCGACGACACGCATTACATGAGCGAGGCGCTGATCAGGTTCGGCATCCCGGTGGAAAGGGAGGAACAAGCCTTCGTCGTTTCCGGCACAGGCGGGAAAATTACGGCCCCTCAAAAGGAAATTTTCGTCGGCAACGCCGGAACCACCATGCGCTTTCTGACCACCTTCTCCACTTTAGCCCAGGGGAGGGTACTTCTGACAGGCGATAAGCGTATGAAAGAGCGGCCTATCGGCGATCTGCTCGCCTGTCTTCATCAGATGCGGGTGCGAGCGGTGTCGGTAAAAAACAATCAATGCCCGCCTTTGGAAATCTGCGGCGGTGAGGTGCCTGGCGGTAAGGTTCGTCTGGCAGGCGACAAAAGCAGTCAATACCTGACCTCGATCCTGCTTTCCGCCCCGTACTTTAAAAACGACACCATCATCGAGATCCAGGGGGATCTCACCTCCAAATCCTACGCCGACATCACTCTCGACATCATGAGGGCTTTCGGGATCCGTGTAGAAAATGAGAATTACCTGCGTTTTCATGTCGCTTCAGGCCAGCGTTACCGGGCGCAGGATTACCGAGTGGAAGGCGACTGGTCGAGCGCCTCTTATTTCCTTGCGGTGGCGGCAGTTACCGGCGGAGAGATCACCCTCACCGGACTGAATCCGGACAGCGTCCAGGGAGATGCAGGCTTTCTCAATGTGCTGCAACAAATGGGTTGTCAGATCGTAAAATCAGCAAAAAATATCCGTTTAAAAGGAAACCCCTTAAAAGGAATCACCATCAATATGAATAGTATGCCGGATGCGGTGCAGACCCTCGCAGTCACCGCCCTGTTCGCCGAGGGCGAAACCGTCATCAACGGAATCGGCAACCTTAGGATCAAGGAAACCGACCGCATTCAGGCTCTGGCAACGGAGCTTTCCAGGCTGGGCGCCCGTGTAAAAAGCGGCGATGATTTCCTGGCCGTCGACCCTGGAGAAACCTATAAGGCAACTGAGGTGGAAACCTATGACGATCACCGCATGGCCATGAGCTTTGCCATAGCCGGTCTCAAAATTCCCGGCCTTAAAATCAAGAATCCTAAATGCGTGGAAAAATCCTTCCCCGATTTTTTCGAACGCTTTCAAACCTTAACTAAATAG
- the yyaL_1 gene encoding hypothetical protein produces MEHPYTNQLVHEKSPYLLQHAHNPVNWYAWGEEPFRIAKEKNIPVLVSIGYATCHWCHVMERESFEDPNLAKVLNSHFISIKVDREERPDIDSIYMQAVQNLGQQGGWPLNVFITPDGVPFYGGTYFPPERRHNLPSFGDVLVFLNNTWQNEYEKVEKQGAALIQAIRNSSAKETKTGPLDTLDFDGEDKAAELFGRHYDSLNHGFAFQQQNKFPPSMGLSLLLRHHHRTKDAHSLSMTENTLRAMKNGGIYDQIGGGLSRYSTDYKWLVPHFEKMLYDNSLFVTALIETCQVSGQAEFAEYANDVLQYIDRDMTSDQGAFYSAEDADSEGVEGKFYVWTKEEIEKILGRKTASIAIPYYNVTDAGNFEGNNILNVTKSVTELAKELGIQESTVQEELKRARELLLETRNKRIRPLLDDKILTSWNGLMISAMAKTGRVLGDASRIQKAVKAMSFILSEMRQTDGKLLRRYRDGEGRYDGYLFDYTSIAVACLELYEATYNGDYIRHARALMQRVEEKFSSEGAYYETASDAENLIVRQISGYDGVEPSGNSNAALAFLKLSAYLADPALAASAEKIFTAFHEDVMEYGLNSAFMMQALHLYLGGLKEVAIVGPRNHPSTEEMLKTVRGGFYPNAVFAFSYADEVDRAAKEVPLLAGRKVVDDKATAYVCRQGTCLAPVTSVENLIKLLNYE; encoded by the coding sequence ATGGAACACCCCTACACCAATCAGCTCGTACACGAAAAGAGTCCTTACCTCCTGCAACACGCCCACAACCCGGTGAACTGGTACGCGTGGGGGGAGGAACCGTTTCGAATCGCCAAAGAAAAAAATATCCCGGTGCTGGTCAGCATCGGTTACGCCACCTGTCACTGGTGTCACGTCATGGAACGGGAGTCGTTTGAAGACCCGAATCTGGCGAAGGTGCTGAACAGCCATTTCATCAGCATCAAGGTGGACCGCGAAGAGCGCCCGGACATCGACAGCATCTACATGCAGGCGGTGCAGAACCTCGGACAGCAGGGCGGCTGGCCGTTGAACGTCTTCATCACACCGGACGGAGTTCCCTTTTACGGTGGAACTTATTTTCCCCCCGAAAGAAGGCACAACCTGCCCTCTTTCGGCGATGTCCTGGTCTTTCTCAACAACACCTGGCAGAACGAATATGAAAAGGTAGAGAAACAGGGAGCGGCTTTGATTCAGGCGATCCGCAATTCCTCAGCCAAGGAAACCAAAACCGGACCGCTCGACACACTGGATTTCGACGGCGAGGACAAAGCCGCGGAACTCTTTGGCCGCCACTACGATTCTTTAAATCACGGTTTCGCCTTTCAACAGCAGAACAAATTCCCACCGTCGATGGGGCTGTCTCTGCTGTTGCGCCATCACCACCGCACAAAAGATGCACACAGCCTGTCAATGACGGAAAATACCCTCCGGGCCATGAAAAACGGCGGCATCTACGACCAGATCGGCGGCGGCCTGTCGCGCTACAGCACCGACTACAAATGGCTGGTCCCGCATTTTGAAAAAATGCTCTACGACAACTCCCTGTTCGTCACCGCGTTGATCGAAACCTGTCAGGTATCCGGCCAAGCGGAATTCGCCGAATACGCCAATGACGTACTCCAATACATCGACCGCGACATGACCTCGGATCAGGGAGCGTTTTACAGCGCAGAGGACGCCGACAGCGAAGGGGTGGAAGGAAAATTTTACGTCTGGACAAAAGAAGAAATAGAAAAGATTCTGGGGCGCAAAACCGCGAGCATCGCCATCCCCTATTACAACGTGACAGACGCAGGAAATTTCGAAGGGAATAATATTCTCAATGTCACCAAATCCGTTACCGAGTTGGCCAAAGAATTGGGCATTCAAGAATCCACTGTGCAGGAAGAGCTCAAACGCGCGCGCGAACTGCTTCTCGAAACTCGCAACAAACGCATCCGCCCCTTACTGGATGACAAAATCCTCACCTCCTGGAATGGGTTGATGATCTCTGCCATGGCTAAAACCGGGCGCGTGCTGGGCGACGCTTCGCGCATCCAGAAAGCCGTAAAAGCCATGAGTTTCATTCTCAGCGAAATGCGGCAAACCGATGGCAAACTCCTGCGCCGTTACCGGGACGGCGAGGGACGCTACGACGGTTATCTGTTCGACTACACATCCATAGCCGTTGCCTGCCTGGAACTCTACGAGGCGACTTATAACGGCGATTACATCCGTCATGCCCGCGCGTTGATGCAACGGGTGGAAGAAAAATTTTCATCCGAAGGCGCCTATTATGAAACCGCCAGCGATGCGGAAAATCTGATCGTCCGGCAAATCTCCGGCTACGACGGGGTCGAGCCTTCCGGCAACAGCAACGCGGCGCTGGCCTTCTTGAAGCTGTCCGCTTATCTTGCCGATCCGGCGCTGGCCGCCAGCGCCGAAAAAATATTCACTGCCTTTCACGAAGACGTCATGGAATACGGGTTGAACTCCGCTTTCATGATGCAGGCCCTGCACCTGTACCTGGGCGGATTGAAAGAAGTCGCCATCGTCGGCCCGCGCAACCATCCGTCGACCGAAGAAATGCTGAAAACCGTACGCGGAGGATTTTATCCGAACGCAGTGTTCGCCTTTTCCTATGCCGATGAAGTGGACCGGGCCGCAAAAGAGGTTCCACTTCTTGCCGGACGCAAGGTGGTGGACGATAAAGCCACGGCCTATGTCTGCCGGCAGGGGACCTGCCTCGCTCCCGTGACTTCCGTTGAGAATTTGATCAAACTGCTGAATTACGAATAA
- the bioB gene encoding biotin synthase, whose translation MRKDFIDRLINSALDGQGISQADALKMETLTREELDILFEGTNKIREAFKGQDVKICSIVNAKSGRCVEDCSFCAQSSRFETDSPEYELMDVDEIVAAAKEAEAFGSNEFSIVTSGTAMDDRKELDKIIEAVKRIKAETNLETCCSMGLMSLEHLKELKAAGLDRCHHNLETAASHFEKIVTTHTYEDEVKAVENAKEAGLQVCVGGVFGMGETHAQRVELAFDIKSLGTQSFPINFLKPIEGTGLDHLGVMDHYEALRTIALLRLVLPQMDLFVCGGREEVFSDQQEKLFAAGANGILGGNYLTTKGQDPKKDIEMIESLGLHPVYESV comes from the coding sequence ATGAGAAAAGACTTTATAGACAGACTGATCAACAGCGCCCTTGATGGGCAGGGCATCTCCCAGGCCGATGCTTTGAAAATGGAAACCCTGACCCGCGAAGAACTGGACATCCTGTTTGAGGGCACCAATAAAATCCGCGAAGCCTTTAAAGGGCAGGACGTAAAAATATGCTCCATCGTCAACGCCAAATCGGGACGCTGTGTGGAGGATTGCTCCTTTTGCGCACAATCGAGCCGCTTTGAGACGGATTCCCCGGAATACGAACTGATGGACGTGGATGAAATCGTCGCCGCCGCCAAGGAAGCGGAAGCGTTTGGCTCGAACGAATTTTCCATCGTCACGTCTGGCACCGCAATGGATGACAGAAAAGAGCTCGATAAAATCATCGAAGCCGTGAAACGCATCAAAGCCGAGACCAACCTGGAAACTTGCTGTTCCATGGGCCTCATGAGCCTCGAGCATTTAAAGGAATTGAAAGCCGCGGGGTTGGACCGCTGCCATCACAATCTGGAAACCGCCGCCAGCCATTTCGAAAAGATCGTGACCACCCACACCTATGAAGATGAAGTAAAGGCCGTCGAGAACGCCAAGGAAGCCGGCCTTCAGGTTTGCGTGGGCGGCGTTTTCGGAATGGGGGAGACGCACGCCCAACGGGTCGAGCTGGCATTCGACATCAAGTCGTTGGGAACGCAATCGTTTCCGATCAATTTTCTCAAACCGATCGAGGGAACAGGCCTCGATCACTTAGGCGTCATGGACCATTACGAAGCTCTAAGAACCATCGCTCTCTTGCGGCTGGTCCTGCCGCAAATGGATTTGTTTGTCTGCGGGGGACGGGAAGAGGTGTTCAGCGACCAGCAGGAAAAATTGTTCGCGGCAGGCGCCAACGGAATCCTGGGGGGGAACTATCTCACCACTAAAGGCCAGGACCCTAAAAAAGATATTGAGATGATTGAAAGCCTGGGTCTGCACCCGGTTTACGAATCGGTATAG
- the trx gene encoding thioredoxin: protein MSAGKVVAVSDAEFEASVIQNGKPVIVDFWAEWCQPCKMLAPTVEEIANEYEDQILVTKLNVDDNPSTATKYGIRGIPTLLFFKDGKVAQQIVGVKSKAEIKKIVEESLLSPA from the coding sequence ATGTCAGCCGGTAAAGTCGTTGCCGTATCCGATGCTGAGTTTGAAGCGTCAGTGATTCAAAATGGCAAACCCGTCATTGTGGATTTCTGGGCCGAATGGTGTCAGCCTTGTAAGATGCTGGCTCCCACCGTCGAAGAAATCGCCAATGAATATGAAGATCAAATTCTAGTGACTAAATTAAACGTTGACGATAACCCATCAACGGCTACTAAATATGGAATTCGCGGTATTCCGACGCTGTTATTTTTCAAAGACGGAAAAGTGGCCCAGCAAATCGTGGGCGTCAAAAGCAAGGCGGAGATCAAAAAAATCGTCGAAGAAAGTTTGCTGTCTCCCGCTTGA
- a CDS encoding dimethylargininase encodes MSSPTALVRKPSPAFVNAISCHPQKHQIDYQLACEQHQQYIDALQQAGAQVVTLEPLNDFPDSPFVEDTAVIFGQEAWICSMKAESRQGETKSVAEVIKNYRAIKQLKPPATLDGGDVLMTSDAVFVGQSTRTNREAVEALQRSCTKPCLPVAVKRGLHLKSAASYLGGNLLVIDPASIDASLFQSFEWIEVEENERYAANCLTLGKFVLMPAGFPRVADQIRSHGFQTLELKMSEFEKADGGVTCLSIIL; translated from the coding sequence ATGTCCTCACCCACCGCTCTGGTTAGAAAACCCTCACCGGCTTTCGTCAACGCTATATCCTGCCATCCGCAAAAACACCAAATCGATTATCAACTGGCCTGCGAACAACACCAGCAGTATATCGATGCGTTACAACAAGCGGGAGCCCAAGTGGTCACTCTCGAACCGCTGAACGATTTTCCCGACAGTCCCTTCGTCGAAGACACAGCCGTCATTTTCGGGCAGGAAGCCTGGATCTGTTCGATGAAAGCAGAGAGCCGGCAGGGAGAAACAAAATCCGTTGCGGAAGTGATCAAAAATTACCGGGCGATCAAACAGCTCAAGCCACCGGCCACACTGGACGGCGGCGATGTTCTCATGACGAGTGATGCGGTGTTTGTCGGACAATCCACTCGCACCAACCGGGAGGCTGTCGAGGCCCTTCAGAGGTCTTGCACTAAACCCTGCCTTCCCGTCGCTGTGAAACGCGGATTGCACCTTAAAAGTGCGGCAAGTTATTTAGGCGGGAATCTTCTGGTCATCGACCCTGCCAGCATCGATGCTTCCCTCTTCCAAAGTTTCGAGTGGATCGAGGTAGAAGAAAACGAACGTTACGCGGCCAATTGCCTGACCCTGGGGAAATTCGTGTTGATGCCCGCCGGATTCCCCCGAGTGGCGGACCAAATCCGCAGTCACGGATTCCAAACCCTGGAACTGAAAATGAGCGAGTTCGAGAAAGCCGATGGCGGCGTCACCTGTCTCAGTATTATTTTGTGA